A genomic region of Corallococcus soli contains the following coding sequences:
- a CDS encoding AHH domain-containing protein, which produces MRLVAVVSLLLFAGGCATARVVHLDAGDGRQVLHESVEVDPVQVGEDEFKLALTQLILDLRMDVAFHEMDAADARGWARSRTLLASSKGLADSGADATPESLYARICPDPNDCLSLMGGAGLAFSRRDRTLTALSFALDTVWGSVEAEVGKLLNPVVLKAMLTSAALTVLLTMAIPEPITKVLAIALTAAMVAYLGVVPVWEIGRGFVRLWDDAEKATSVIELQDIGHRFGKTLGTNGTRVLVLLVTTALGGKSAMAARGPKLPGFSQAALRVQAEAGFQLGTALNGGVTSIAMPAAGVLNVALAPGATAAVAMYSNGIPGDAEGPIHHICTNKNLISAVTGGPWTPRCEDVFKKAGMTLESASNKVRLNGHEGPHPEKYHNAVVVRLERAVARCRTTESCRASLSEELAKIANELLTPGSPLRSLIVKMEG; this is translated from the coding sequence GTGCGTTTGGTCGCAGTTGTCTCGTTGTTGTTGTTCGCGGGGGGATGTGCGACCGCTCGCGTCGTCCACCTTGATGCTGGAGACGGCAGGCAGGTGCTCCACGAGTCGGTGGAGGTTGATCCAGTTCAGGTGGGCGAGGACGAGTTCAAATTGGCCCTCACACAGCTCATCCTCGACCTGCGCATGGACGTTGCCTTCCACGAGATGGATGCAGCGGACGCACGGGGATGGGCCCGGTCCAGGACGCTGCTTGCATCGTCGAAGGGCCTCGCGGATTCGGGAGCGGATGCTACCCCCGAGTCGTTGTACGCACGCATCTGCCCCGATCCAAATGACTGCCTGAGCCTGATGGGCGGGGCGGGGCTGGCGTTCTCTCGGAGGGACCGGACGCTCACGGCGCTGTCCTTCGCGCTCGATACTGTGTGGGGGAGTGTCGAGGCGGAGGTCGGGAAGCTGCTGAACCCGGTTGTGCTGAAGGCCATGTTGACGTCGGCGGCACTGACCGTGCTTCTCACGATGGCCATTCCAGAGCCGATCACCAAAGTCCTCGCGATAGCCCTGACGGCCGCGATGGTGGCGTACCTCGGTGTCGTGCCAGTCTGGGAAATAGGTCGCGGCTTCGTGAGACTCTGGGACGACGCAGAGAAGGCCACCAGTGTCATCGAGTTGCAGGACATAGGGCATCGGTTCGGCAAGACGCTTGGCACAAACGGCACGCGCGTCCTGGTGCTGCTCGTCACGACGGCCTTGGGCGGAAAAAGCGCGATGGCAGCCCGGGGACCCAAGCTCCCTGGCTTCTCCCAGGCCGCCCTTCGCGTACAGGCGGAAGCGGGATTCCAGCTTGGGACGGCACTGAATGGCGGCGTGACTTCCATCGCGATGCCCGCTGCGGGTGTGCTGAACGTGGCGCTGGCTCCAGGGGCTACCGCTGCCGTGGCGATGTACTCGAACGGTATTCCGGGCGATGCCGAAGGGCCAATTCACCACATCTGCACGAACAAGAACCTGATTTCGGCTGTTACAGGTGGCCCGTGGACACCGAGATGCGAGGATGTCTTCAAGAAAGCCGGGATGACACTCGAAAGCGCTTCAAACAAGGTGAGGCTCAATGGTCATGAAGGACCGCACCCTGAGAAATATCACAACGCAGTGGTGGTTCGTCTTGAGCGTGCGGTCGCGCGATGTCGCACGACGGAGAGCTGTCGGGCCAGTTTGAGCGAGGAGCTTGCAAAGATTGCCAACGAGCTTCTGACGCCGGGCTCCCCGTTGCGGAGTCTCATCGTGAAGATGGAGGGGTGA
- a CDS encoding imm11 family protein — protein MARDFYWVGIADVPQWVVRTPAPAGGGLFKEPWMFAEGRVLPDPGPMEAQISHPGVKCAFVLSGIEQAPIVNAAVANVFRTLAPDDVQLLPVSIERESESYFVVNAIRLMDCIDEARCQEVQHYPENSFPEYEGEYRWIYGLRIDPLRTEGARVFRLTKFKTAFVVSDDVKEALERAGNLGVSFEQVTAPTGR, from the coding sequence GTGGCGCGTGACTTCTACTGGGTAGGTATTGCTGACGTGCCACAGTGGGTGGTCAGGACTCCTGCGCCTGCGGGCGGTGGCTTGTTCAAGGAGCCTTGGATGTTCGCGGAGGGGCGTGTGCTTCCAGATCCTGGACCCATGGAGGCGCAGATTTCACATCCTGGTGTGAAATGCGCATTTGTTTTGTCTGGGATAGAGCAAGCCCCCATCGTCAACGCAGCCGTCGCGAACGTCTTCAGAACCCTGGCTCCCGACGATGTGCAGCTTCTTCCAGTGTCGATTGAGCGAGAGTCCGAGTCCTACTTCGTCGTCAATGCCATCAGGTTGATGGATTGCATCGACGAAGCGCGATGCCAGGAGGTACAGCACTACCCCGAGAACTCCTTTCCTGAATACGAGGGAGAGTACCGCTGGATCTATGGCCTGCGAATCGACCCCTTGAGGACCGAGGGGGCTCGGGTCTTTCGGCTGACGAAGTTCAAGACCGCGTTCGTCGTGTCGGACGACGTCAAGGAAGCCCTCGAAAGAGCCGGGAACCTGGGCGTGTCGTTCGAGCAGGTGACGGCGCCCACTGGAAGATGA
- a CDS encoding MFS transporter produces MIEPETALPATAPVAEERWSWPPLFGLLEVQFGAAVGYLQTAVPYWLAKDGMPLAQIGVLSGTAFSPHAWKLLWVPLIDLGPWRRVWYGVSTLLTALLILACALLPEPAKHLGVLTLLLTALQAAATTAHAALNGLMATTSRPEDKGRTGGWQMAGNVGSTCLLGALAIFLASRFSRPVAGTVLATLVLASGAGIFWITERNDPSTVAAGPLFKAAWERVKGIVVDLAKTAFSRDGIIMLVLCLAPVACGALTNLFSAMAGAYQVPEHTVELVNGLGMGLGGALGSLLGGWLSDRMNRKLAYALMGAATALCAFAMAAAPMTPTTYIWGTLAYSFANGAGFAAFAGMVLEMVNEGAAVTTKYSLFVAASNFAISYTTALDGHASEFRGIGTRATIAADGLITFAGISVVVIIFALFLRKKPVATAATA; encoded by the coding sequence TTGATTGAACCCGAGACGGCCCTCCCGGCCACGGCGCCGGTCGCCGAAGAGCGTTGGTCCTGGCCTCCCCTGTTCGGCCTGCTGGAGGTGCAGTTCGGCGCCGCCGTGGGCTACCTGCAGACGGCGGTGCCGTACTGGCTGGCCAAGGACGGGATGCCGCTGGCGCAGATTGGCGTGCTGTCGGGCACGGCCTTCTCGCCGCACGCGTGGAAGCTCTTGTGGGTGCCGCTCATCGACCTGGGGCCCTGGCGCCGGGTCTGGTACGGCGTGAGCACGCTGCTCACCGCGCTGCTCATCCTGGCGTGCGCGCTGCTGCCGGAGCCGGCGAAGCACCTGGGCGTCCTCACGCTGCTGCTGACGGCGTTGCAGGCGGCGGCGACGACGGCGCACGCGGCGCTCAACGGGCTGATGGCCACGACGTCCAGGCCCGAGGACAAGGGGCGCACGGGCGGCTGGCAGATGGCGGGCAACGTGGGCTCCACCTGCCTGCTGGGCGCGCTGGCCATCTTCCTCGCCAGCCGGTTCTCCCGGCCGGTGGCGGGCACGGTGCTGGCCACGCTGGTGCTGGCGAGCGGCGCGGGCATCTTCTGGATCACCGAACGGAATGACCCCTCCACGGTGGCCGCGGGGCCGTTGTTCAAGGCCGCGTGGGAGCGGGTGAAGGGCATCGTGGTGGACCTGGCGAAGACGGCCTTCAGCCGCGACGGCATCATCATGCTGGTGCTGTGCCTGGCGCCGGTGGCCTGCGGCGCGCTCACCAACCTGTTCAGCGCGATGGCGGGCGCGTACCAGGTGCCGGAGCACACGGTGGAGCTGGTGAACGGCCTGGGCATGGGCCTTGGCGGGGCCCTGGGGTCGCTGCTGGGCGGCTGGTTGTCGGACCGGATGAACCGCAAGCTCGCGTACGCGCTGATGGGAGCGGCCACGGCCCTGTGCGCCTTCGCGATGGCGGCGGCGCCCATGACGCCGACCACGTACATCTGGGGCACGCTCGCGTACAGCTTCGCGAACGGCGCGGGCTTCGCGGCCTTCGCCGGCATGGTGCTGGAGATGGTGAACGAGGGCGCGGCGGTGACGACGAAGTACTCGCTGTTCGTCGCGGCCTCCAACTTCGCCATCAGCTACACCACCGCGCTGGATGGCCACGCGTCGGAGTTCCGGGGCATCGGCACGCGCGCGACCATCGCCGCGGACGGGCTCATCACCTTCGCGGGCATCAGCGTCGTCGTGATCATCTTCGCGCTCTTCCTGCGCAAGAAGCCCGTGGCCACCGCCGCCACCGCGTAG
- a CDS encoding carbohydrate-binding module family 20 domain-containing protein, giving the protein MTLKTRLLAASVASVFAAAPAVARPLDGASTDVMIQGFHWNSANAGGWWNTVKNNAATLKSAGFTMVWLPPPSDAASIQGYLPRQLNVLNSGYGTEAELTAALAALNAQGVKPIADIVVNHRVGTANWADFTNPTWSGCNAVAKGDEWASACGNNDSGEGYAAARDLDHSQAIVRADLKTWMNSRLKGVGFAGWRFDFVKGFAGSYVKEYVTATTPYFCVGEHWPTNYFDANNPDNWKNQIIGWVDQTTGTCAAFDFATKGLLNDVLTNNNYARLKASDGKPAGTIGWWPSRSVTFVDNHDTGPSETCGNGQNHWPVPCTKVMQGYAYILTHPGIPTVYWPHYFNWGLGNAIKDLMTVRKNAGLTSESPVTILRAEAGLYAATIAGKVAVKIGATAWNPGTGWTLAASGTDYSVWTSGGTTPPPTTANVEFVCNNGTTVMGQNVYVTGSIPELSSWSGTATNKILNPTAYPTWRATYALPANTSIQWKCVKRDGAGNVVWQGGGNNTVNTPAAGGSITTTASF; this is encoded by the coding sequence ATGACGCTGAAGACCCGCCTGCTGGCTGCTTCCGTGGCCAGCGTGTTCGCCGCCGCCCCCGCCGTGGCCAGGCCGCTGGATGGCGCCAGCACCGACGTGATGATCCAGGGCTTCCACTGGAACTCCGCCAACGCCGGTGGCTGGTGGAACACGGTGAAGAACAACGCGGCGACGCTGAAGTCCGCGGGCTTCACCATGGTGTGGCTGCCGCCGCCGTCCGACGCGGCCTCCATCCAGGGCTACCTGCCCCGGCAGCTCAACGTGCTCAACTCCGGCTACGGCACGGAGGCGGAGCTCACCGCCGCGCTGGCCGCGCTCAACGCGCAGGGCGTGAAGCCCATCGCGGACATCGTGGTGAACCACCGCGTGGGCACCGCCAACTGGGCGGACTTCACCAACCCCACCTGGAGCGGCTGCAACGCGGTGGCGAAGGGCGACGAGTGGGCCTCGGCCTGCGGCAACAACGACAGCGGCGAGGGCTACGCGGCCGCCCGCGACCTGGACCACTCGCAGGCCATCGTCCGTGCGGACCTGAAGACGTGGATGAACAGCCGCCTGAAGGGCGTGGGCTTCGCCGGGTGGCGCTTCGACTTCGTGAAGGGCTTCGCCGGCTCCTACGTGAAGGAGTACGTGACGGCCACCACGCCGTACTTCTGCGTGGGCGAGCACTGGCCCACGAACTACTTCGACGCGAACAACCCCGACAACTGGAAGAATCAGATCATCGGCTGGGTGGACCAGACCACCGGCACCTGCGCCGCCTTCGACTTCGCGACGAAGGGCCTGCTCAACGACGTCCTCACCAACAACAACTACGCGCGCCTCAAGGCCAGCGACGGCAAGCCCGCGGGCACCATCGGCTGGTGGCCGTCCCGCTCCGTCACGTTCGTGGACAACCACGACACGGGCCCCAGCGAGACGTGCGGCAACGGGCAGAACCACTGGCCGGTGCCGTGCACCAAGGTGATGCAGGGCTACGCCTACATCCTGACCCACCCGGGCATCCCCACCGTCTACTGGCCGCACTACTTCAACTGGGGCCTGGGCAACGCCATCAAGGACCTGATGACCGTCCGCAAGAACGCGGGCCTCACCTCCGAGTCCCCCGTCACCATCCTGCGCGCGGAGGCGGGCCTCTACGCGGCCACCATCGCCGGCAAGGTGGCGGTGAAGATTGGCGCCACGGCCTGGAACCCCGGCACCGGCTGGACGCTGGCGGCCTCCGGCACGGACTACTCCGTGTGGACCTCGGGCGGCACCACGCCTCCTCCCACCACCGCCAACGTGGAGTTCGTGTGCAACAACGGCACGACGGTGATGGGCCAGAACGTCTACGTCACGGGCAGCATCCCGGAGCTGTCCAGCTGGAGCGGCACGGCCACCAACAAGATCCTCAACCCCACCGCGTACCCCACCTGGCGCGCCACCTACGCCCTGCCCGCGAACACCTCCATCCAGTGGAAGTGCGTGAAGCGTGACGGCGCCGGCAACGTCGTGTGGCAGGGCGGTGGCAACAACACCGTCAACACGCCCGCCGCCGGCGGCAGCATCACCACCACCGCCAGCTTCTAA